A single Argentina anserina chromosome 7, drPotAnse1.1, whole genome shotgun sequence DNA region contains:
- the LOC126802026 gene encoding probable E3 ubiquitin-protein ligase RHC2A — protein MSATTSSYWCYRCSRFIGVLSAGDSPVVCPDCGSGFVEETGDPNRSVYVDSRRRVSSAAPMYMIGANHSSGTNPQSPQPRRHNTGGGGDRINPVIVMRGAESASEEGIGFELFYDDGSGSGLRPLPNSMSEFLLGAGFDRLLNRLAQMDLNGIGRYDQRPADKSAVESLPTVELKESHVADESHCAVCKEAFELGNEAREMPCKHIYHSDCILPWLALRNSCPVCRFELPVDSPEAANQDVAASEEESAALTIWRLPGGGFAVGRFAAGRRGGGDREMPVVYTEVDGGFNGGAPRRISWSRNGGRRRQRGGVGRFLRSIFTCFSGSSGSSVVPRRLSSSPVAPISVPEIRPAAVNDRTTRSSNTERRSSPTQTPRTWSMEVNNGVLTW, from the coding sequence ATGTCCGCAACGACGTCGTCTTACTGGTGCTACAGATGTAGCAGGTTCATTGGGGTTTTGAGCGCCGGCGACTCACCGGTGGTGTGTCCAGACTGCGGCAGCGGCTTCGTCGAGGAGACCGGCGACCCGAACCGCTCCGTCTACGTGGATTCTCGCCGCAGAGTGAGCTCCGCCGCTCCGATGTACATGATCGGCGCCAACCATAGCTCCGGTACCAATCCTCAATCGCCACAGCCTCGCAGACACAACACCGGCGGTGGCGGAGACCGGATTAATCCGGTGATCGTGATGCGCGGAGCTGAATCGGCGAGCGAGGAAGGAATAGGATTCGAGCTTTTCTACGACGACGGATCCGGGTCGGGTCTCCGGCCGTTACCGAATAGCATGTCGGAGTTTCTACTCGGCGCCGGGTTTGACCGGTTGTTGAATCGGCTAGCGCAGATGGATTTGAACGGAATTGGCCGTTACGATCAGCGACCGGCGGATAAATCGGCGGTGGAGTCGCTGCCGACGGTGGAGCTCAAGGAGTCGCACGTCGCTGACGAGTCTCACTGCGCCGTGTGCAAAGAGGCCTTTGAATTGGGGAACGAAGCTCGGGAGATGCCTTGCAAGCACATATACCACTCCGATTGCATTCTGCCGTGGCTTGCTCTTCGAAATTCGTGTCCGGTGTGCCGGTTCGAACTTCCGGTCGACTCTCCGGAGGCGGCGAATCAGGATGTGGCGGCAAGTGAGGAAGAGAGCGCTGCTCTGACTATTTGGAGGCTGCCGGGAGGCGGATTCGCGGTGGGGAGGTTCGCCGCAGGCAGGAGAGGCGGCGGAGATAGGGAGATGCCGGTTGTGTACACGGAGGTGGACGGCGGGTTTAACGGCGGCGCGCCGAGGAGGATTTCGTGGTCGAGGAACGGCGGGAGAAGAAGACAGAGAGGTGGAGTTGGAAGGTTTCTGAGGAGTATCTTCACTTGTTTCAGCGGAAGCAGTGGCAGCTCAGTTGTGCCTCGGCGGTTGTCTTCTTCTCCGGTGGCGCCGATTTCGGTGCCGGAAATAAGACCTGCGGCAGTGAACGATAGGACGACGAGGTCTTCGAATACGGAGAGGCGAAGCTCCCCGACGCAGACGCCTAGAACTTGGTCCATGGAGGTTAACAATGGAGTTCTCACATggtga